From Solanum lycopersicum chromosome 8, SLM_r2.1, the proteins below share one genomic window:
- the LOC138337965 gene encoding uncharacterized protein: MRFGKRGKLSPRYIGPFKVLKRVGEVAYELALPPGHSGVHPVFHVSMLEKYHGDGNYIIRWDSVLLDENLSYEEEPIAILDRDVRKLRSKEIASIKVQWKNRPVEEYTWENEADMQERYPRLFTDSVNLSRP; encoded by the coding sequence atgcggtttggtaagcgaggtaagcttagtccgaggtatattggtccatttaaAGTTCTGAAGCgtgtgggggaggtggcttatgaattggcattgcctccaggacaCTCTGGAGTTCacccagtatttcatgtgtctatgctggaaaaataccatggggatggaaactacattattcgttgggattcagttcttcttgatgagaatttgtcttatgaggaggagcctattgctattttagatagagatgTCCGCAAGTtaagatcaaaggagattgcatctatcaaggttcagtggaagaatcggccagttgaagagtacacttgggagaatgaggctgatatgcaagaaagatatccacgtCTTTTTACAGATTCGGTTAATCTTTCTCGCCCTTGA